One Microcoleus sp. AS-A8 DNA window includes the following coding sequences:
- a CDS encoding methyltransferase domain-containing protein yields MDKHTSESLDKIRQQFDNSPYPRNPLEESPKDNLGWIYIQNLVTPYYLRNKKVITTEGKFILDAGCGTGFTSLVLAESNPGAKIIGVDLSEESVNLAEKRLEYHGFTNVDFHALALENVPNLGIEFDYINCDEVLYLLPDPVIGLKAMQSVLKPEGIIRSNLHSAINRANYFRAQEVFKMMGLMEGNPREMEIELVHETMNALKDKVVLKRQTWGSVFEENKEAVLTNQLLLGDKGFTIPGMFSALRAADLEFISMVSWRKWELMDLFKDPDNLPVFLALSLPETSAEERLHLFELLNPIHRVLDFWCGHPNQAQPFVPMTEWTASDWHNTKVYLHPQMRRPEIQAELIRCVTQLQPFEISQYLQVTAQSSLVDSTVAACLLPLWESVQDLPSLVARWLQLRPVNPITLEPTTQEEALEVLTETLSGLEEWGYVLLERQS; encoded by the coding sequence ATGGATAAACATACCTCTGAATCACTCGACAAAATTCGTCAGCAATTCGATAACAGCCCCTATCCGAGAAATCCTCTGGAAGAATCTCCCAAAGATAATTTAGGGTGGATCTATATTCAAAACTTAGTAACTCCCTATTATTTAAGAAATAAGAAAGTTATTACAACCGAAGGGAAATTTATTTTAGATGCAGGATGTGGAACTGGATTTACATCCTTAGTTTTAGCCGAATCTAATCCTGGTGCAAAGATTATTGGTGTGGATTTATCCGAAGAATCTGTTAATCTTGCTGAAAAAAGATTAGAATATCACGGCTTTACAAATGTTGATTTCCATGCATTGGCGCTCGAAAATGTCCCTAATTTAGGGATTGAATTTGACTATATCAACTGTGATGAAGTTCTTTATCTCTTACCCGACCCAGTCATTGGTTTAAAAGCGATGCAGTCCGTGTTAAAACCTGAGGGAATTATCCGATCCAATCTTCATAGCGCAATCAATAGAGCAAATTATTTCCGCGCTCAAGAAGTCTTTAAAATGATGGGCTTGATGGAAGGAAATCCACGAGAAATGGAGATTGAATTAGTTCATGAAACCATGAACGCTTTAAAAGATAAAGTGGTGCTGAAACGGCAAACTTGGGGTTCTGTATTTGAAGAGAATAAAGAGGCTGTCCTTACTAATCAGTTACTTCTGGGTGACAAAGGCTTTACTATTCCAGGCATGTTTTCTGCATTAAGAGCTGCGGATCTGGAATTTATCAGCATGGTCAGTTGGCGGAAATGGGAACTGATGGATTTGTTCAAAGACCCAGACAATCTTCCCGTATTTTTAGCATTGAGCTTACCAGAGACTTCAGCAGAGGAGCGGCTGCATTTGTTTGAACTATTAAATCCCATCCACCGGGTGTTGGATTTCTGGTGCGGACATCCGAATCAAGCTCAACCTTTTGTACCCATGACTGAGTGGACAGCTTCGGACTGGCATAACACTAAGGTTTATCTCCATCCCCAGATGAGAAGACCTGAAATCCAGGCAGAACTGATCAGATGCGTAACCCAACTGCAACCCTTTGAAATCAGTCAGTATCTACAGGTAACGGCACAGTCGAGTCTAGTGGATAGTACTGTTGCGGCTTGCCTATTACCCCTATGGGAGTCAGTTCAGGATCTGCCGTCTCTAGTGGCACGATGGCTGCAATTAAGACCCGTTAATCCTATAACTTTGGAGCCAACCACTCAAGAGGAGGCTCTTGAAGTCCTTACAGAGACGCTGAGTGGGCTAGAAGAATGGGGATATGTACTGTTAGAACGTCAATCATGA
- a CDS encoding type IV pilin-like G/H family protein, whose product MLGQVNKAKQAEAKNNVGAINRAQQAYFLEYQEFTTDLTQLGVGIKTQTTNFFYTIADASGVINSKAYSDPALNKKGLKAYTGIVGTVIGNTQTGEALTVAFACESNTPTSNAAENVSNVSTLTNGTSCPSGYKDLAGTGNK is encoded by the coding sequence TTGCTTGGTCAGGTTAATAAAGCCAAGCAAGCGGAAGCCAAAAATAATGTTGGTGCTATCAACCGGGCGCAACAGGCTTACTTCCTGGAGTATCAAGAATTTACAACTGACCTCACTCAACTCGGCGTCGGGATTAAAACCCAAACGACCAATTTCTTTTACACGATCGCGGATGCCAGTGGCGTAATTAACAGCAAGGCTTATTCAGACCCAGCTCTAAACAAGAAGGGACTCAAAGCCTATACTGGAATTGTGGGTACTGTTATAGGAAACACCCAAACGGGTGAAGCTCTCACAGTTGCCTTTGCTTGCGAGTCTAATACCCCCACCTCAAATGCTGCGGAGAACGTATCAAACGTATCCACTCTTACCAACGGTACTAGTTGTCCATCAGGCTACAAGGACTTGGCTGGAACTGGCAACAAGTAA
- a CDS encoding O-linked N-acetylglucosamine transferase, SPINDLY family protein, whose product MSDQSSILTHKQWQKQGYQFLLQGNYHQAATLYEQAIAAEPDVKFHYWYLGLVLLLQGQESEAQTTWLMGMMEGDSSHVEQWTEELHEVLQQEANRRETLEDEAAALTIRHHIREICPTDINNLLRLVQLAIKQDTYTGDELIELGIIELLKSEPLIDVDWDILLSGLQSVLEYAPVLPSSVELAEACLPYITQRTRLYHFLNLLLPTAVEIAYSYSQPGIAARFLELGVRLDPKNLECLRHLAHCYQNSDQFERGIETAKLYYSLLESLPDKTAANSVILRGLMSAAGNWQEALTIFKRQQSLLSEVIEKHRTPLPSIIISRLLNSNFFAPYFQDKPRQFRQLQNQLSAFCQTNTEIEAKEQAERYRQRHAGQQGSGVTTKPLKIGYISHCFRLHSVGWLARWLFQHHDRERFQLYAYCMACDPIFDPLHDWYLKQVHKTYKSKGSGDVAEEIFQDEIDILVDLDSLTLDGTYQVMQLKPAPIQVTWLGWDASGIPAVDYFIADPYVLPESAQEYYQEKIWRLPQTYIAVDGFEVGVPTLRREHLGIESDAVVYLSAQRGYKRHPDTARLQMKILKQVPKSYFLIKGGSDKESIKRFFTQLAEEEGVESDRLRFLSSDATEATHRANLGIADVVLDTYPYNGATTTLETLWMCIPLVTRVGEQFAARNSYTMMMNASITEGIAWTDEDYVEWGVRLGKDEALRQNIAWKLWQSRKTAPLWNGKQFTHEMEKAYEQMWQRYAGASPKGL is encoded by the coding sequence ATGAGCGATCAGTCTTCAATCCTAACTCACAAGCAATGGCAGAAGCAGGGCTATCAGTTCCTGCTGCAAGGAAACTACCATCAAGCCGCAACGCTTTACGAACAGGCAATAGCAGCCGAACCGGATGTTAAGTTTCACTATTGGTACCTGGGGCTAGTATTGCTGTTGCAGGGGCAAGAGTCAGAAGCCCAAACCACTTGGTTGATGGGGATGATGGAGGGGGACTCCAGTCACGTTGAGCAGTGGACAGAAGAATTGCATGAGGTGCTGCAACAAGAGGCGAATCGGCGGGAGACTCTTGAAGACGAGGCTGCTGCTTTGACGATTCGGCATCACATTCGGGAAATTTGTCCCACAGATATTAATAATTTGTTACGCCTCGTGCAGTTGGCAATCAAGCAAGATACCTATACGGGTGATGAATTAATCGAGTTGGGTATCATTGAACTGCTCAAGTCGGAGCCACTCATAGACGTAGACTGGGACATATTACTTTCGGGGTTGCAGAGTGTTTTAGAGTATGCCCCTGTGCTTCCCTCCTCGGTGGAATTGGCAGAAGCTTGTTTGCCGTATATTACACAAAGAACGAGGTTATATCACTTTCTCAATCTCCTGCTGCCAACGGCAGTAGAAATAGCCTACTCTTACAGTCAGCCTGGAATCGCTGCACGCTTTTTAGAGTTGGGTGTACGTTTAGACCCGAAAAATCTGGAGTGTCTGCGTCACTTAGCCCATTGTTATCAAAATTCCGATCAATTCGAGCGGGGGATAGAAACAGCTAAACTCTATTATTCTCTCTTAGAATCCTTGCCTGATAAAACCGCTGCTAACTCGGTGATTTTGAGAGGGTTGATGAGTGCTGCCGGGAATTGGCAAGAAGCCTTGACAATCTTTAAACGGCAACAGTCCCTCTTAAGCGAAGTCATTGAGAAACATCGCACACCGCTGCCATCAATTATCATCTCGCGTCTACTCAATTCAAATTTTTTTGCACCGTATTTTCAAGACAAGCCGAGGCAATTTAGGCAACTTCAGAATCAATTATCGGCATTTTGCCAAACCAATACAGAAATTGAGGCAAAGGAGCAAGCTGAACGATATCGCCAGCGACATGCAGGGCAGCAAGGGTCAGGGGTAACGACGAAACCGCTTAAAATTGGCTACATCTCTCACTGTTTCAGATTGCATTCGGTGGGCTGGCTAGCACGATGGTTATTTCAGCATCATGACCGTGAGCGTTTTCAACTCTACGCCTATTGCATGGCTTGCGACCCAATCTTTGACCCTTTACACGATTGGTATTTAAAGCAGGTTCACAAAACTTACAAATCAAAAGGTAGCGGAGATGTTGCCGAGGAAATTTTTCAGGATGAAATCGATATTCTCGTTGATTTGGATAGCCTAACCCTGGATGGTACCTATCAGGTGATGCAGCTAAAACCGGCACCCATTCAAGTGACTTGGTTGGGTTGGGATGCTTCAGGAATCCCTGCCGTTGATTACTTTATTGCCGATCCTTATGTTTTACCGGAGTCAGCCCAAGAGTATTACCAAGAAAAAATCTGGCGATTACCTCAAACTTATATTGCGGTGGATGGTTTTGAGGTGGGTGTGCCAACCCTACGCCGTGAACATCTAGGGATTGAGAGCGATGCTGTAGTTTATCTGAGTGCTCAACGGGGATACAAACGTCATCCCGATACAGCACGACTGCAAATGAAAATTCTCAAACAAGTACCTAAGAGTTATTTCTTAATCAAAGGAGGATCTGACAAAGAATCGATAAAACGCTTCTTTACCCAGCTAGCAGAAGAAGAAGGGGTAGAGAGCGATCGCCTGCGATTTTTGTCGTCCGATGCCACAGAAGCCACTCATCGTGCTAATTTAGGCATTGCAGATGTGGTATTGGATACTTATCCCTACAACGGCGCAACTACAACGCTCGAAACCCTTTGGATGTGCATTCCCTTAGTAACGCGAGTGGGCGAACAATTTGCGGCGCGTAACAGCTACACCATGATGATGAATGCTAGCATTACAGAAGGCATTGCCTGGACAGATGAAGACTATGTCGAGTGGGGAGTACGCCTGGGTAAAGACGAGGCACTACGGCAAAATATAGCCTGGAAACTGTGGCAGTCAAGGAAAACCGCACCTCTATGGAATGGCAAGCAGTTTACCCATGAGATGGAAAAAGCTTACGAGCAAATGTGGCAGAGGTATGCTGGCGCTAGTCCAAAAGGCTTGTAG
- a CDS encoding glycosyltransferase, whose amino-acid sequence MPSISVCMMVQNAEKTLAIALESLNYVYDELIIVDGGSNDGTCDIALRYGSRIIHSPWTGNHSQQRNIYLQEVKTDWVFVLDSDEFIDKETLNLLINIKEKGNALETQQEGNPIEVDNLWITRKWISPFSKQHYIAQNPHYPDPQRRLFKYNKNLYYSGKIHEFIHELKHSGVFIEGVSIYHLDLFINSELCRKQKVMQYSQVTSKDGMPHYYLPNTNDLKLKKWKSKDLLPSVKKILDNIPMKCKVCEAESLKIANSKLLNKYYVDYFQCSSCGFIQTEEPYWLKEAYSSPIAKSDVGLVFRNTNFSRITSELIFKIFAHEAKFLDYGGGYGLFVRMMRDMGFDFYWHDTFCPNLFALGFEVGQNGDTYYELVTAFEVFEHFVNPLPEIEKILKFSKNILFSTELLPDNNPKPHEWWYYAPEEGQHISLYTNKALLFIAEKFSLNLYSKGSTLHLLTEKKLSASQIENLFRFEQIELEKESLISKDYLKALAYLDDSETISSSNKKKQERQEASKTNIKIIVDGVFFQLYQTGIARLWKSLLEEWSDNDFGRYLVILDRAGTAPKISGLWYRTVSQYDYNNTEADRSMLQQVCDEEEANLFISTYYTTPLSTPSVFMAYDMIPEYMGWDLNHPMWVEKHYGIKHGCDYIAISENTANDLANWFPEIPVESITIAHSGVKAVFSPANVETINYFKNKYGITRPYFILVGAGSGYKNSILFFKAFAQLVSKHGFEIVCTGSGTLLEPEFRTYTLGSAVHMLQLSDEELRVAYSGAVALIYPSKYEGFGLPVLEAMACACPVITCPNASIPEVAGEAAIYVNDEDVDGMVDALCEVQKPDIRKSLIAAGLQQAQKFSWSKMARIVSSVLIDATLRPLKLKDINLIIFPNWSQSEDSLEIAIERVLAVIANHPDRSKMTILIDTNGISEEDANLALSGIVMNLLMQGLDVTEGLEISLVSNLEDIQWEALLPRLKARIILENENEQAIAKVKAGSLPSCDLDSLLEMRTLQ is encoded by the coding sequence ATGCCTAGCATTTCTGTTTGTATGATGGTGCAAAATGCAGAAAAAACCCTAGCAATTGCCCTAGAATCTTTGAATTATGTTTATGATGAATTGATAATTGTTGACGGAGGTAGCAATGATGGAACTTGTGACATTGCTTTAAGGTATGGGAGCCGAATCATTCACTCTCCTTGGACTGGTAACCATTCTCAACAAAGAAATATTTATTTGCAGGAAGTAAAAACTGATTGGGTTTTTGTATTGGATTCCGATGAATTTATAGATAAAGAAACTCTCAATCTTTTGATAAATATAAAGGAAAAAGGAAATGCCTTGGAAACCCAACAGGAAGGCAATCCAATAGAAGTTGACAATTTGTGGATAACAAGAAAGTGGATTAGTCCATTTAGTAAGCAACATTATATCGCTCAGAATCCTCATTATCCCGATCCCCAGCGCCGTTTGTTTAAATACAATAAAAATCTTTACTATTCTGGAAAAATCCATGAATTTATTCACGAATTAAAGCATTCAGGTGTGTTTATAGAAGGGGTAAGTATATATCATTTAGATTTATTTATAAATTCTGAGCTTTGCAGAAAACAAAAGGTCATGCAGTATTCTCAGGTAACTTCAAAAGATGGGATGCCACATTACTATTTACCTAACACTAATGATCTCAAGTTAAAAAAATGGAAAAGTAAGGATCTTCTGCCATCTGTAAAAAAAATACTGGACAATATTCCCATGAAATGCAAAGTTTGTGAAGCCGAATCCTTGAAAATTGCCAATTCTAAATTACTAAATAAATATTATGTAGATTATTTTCAGTGTTCAAGCTGCGGGTTCATCCAAACAGAGGAACCTTACTGGCTCAAAGAAGCTTATTCATCACCCATAGCAAAGAGTGATGTTGGATTAGTTTTTAGGAACACTAATTTTTCGCGAATAACTAGCGAACTGATCTTTAAGATTTTCGCTCATGAGGCCAAATTTTTAGACTATGGAGGCGGATATGGCTTGTTTGTTCGGATGATGAGAGATATGGGATTCGATTTCTATTGGCATGATACTTTTTGTCCTAATTTATTTGCGCTGGGGTTTGAAGTTGGGCAAAATGGAGATACTTATTATGAACTCGTTACAGCCTTTGAAGTATTTGAGCATTTCGTCAATCCTTTACCAGAAATTGAAAAAATATTAAAATTTTCTAAAAATATTTTGTTCAGTACTGAATTGCTGCCCGACAATAACCCTAAGCCACATGAATGGTGGTACTATGCACCTGAAGAAGGTCAGCATATTTCTCTTTATACAAACAAGGCCCTGCTTTTCATAGCGGAGAAGTTTAGCCTTAATCTTTACTCCAAAGGTTCAACTCTCCACTTGCTAACTGAAAAAAAATTATCGGCTTCTCAAATTGAGAATTTATTTCGTTTTGAACAGATAGAACTGGAAAAAGAGTCACTAATCTCCAAAGATTACTTGAAAGCTCTGGCTTATTTGGATGATAGCGAAACTATTAGTAGTTCAAACAAGAAGAAACAAGAACGTCAAGAAGCAAGCAAAACAAATATAAAAATTATAGTAGATGGCGTATTTTTTCAGTTATATCAAACCGGAATTGCTAGATTATGGAAATCTTTATTAGAGGAGTGGAGTGATAATGATTTCGGTCGGTATCTAGTTATATTAGATCGAGCTGGAACTGCCCCAAAAATTTCTGGTCTCTGGTATCGGACTGTATCCCAATATGACTACAACAACACAGAAGCCGACCGGAGTATGCTACAGCAAGTATGCGATGAAGAAGAAGCTAACCTATTTATTTCAACTTATTATACAACACCCCTATCTACTCCTTCTGTGTTCATGGCATACGATATGATTCCAGAATACATGGGATGGGATCTTAATCATCCCATGTGGGTAGAGAAACACTACGGAATTAAACACGGCTGTGACTATATAGCTATCTCAGAAAATACGGCAAACGATCTAGCAAATTGGTTTCCTGAAATTCCTGTAGAGTCAATAACCATTGCCCATAGCGGAGTCAAAGCAGTTTTTTCCCCTGCAAACGTTGAAACTATAAATTATTTCAAAAATAAGTACGGCATTACCAGACCCTACTTTATATTAGTTGGGGCTGGCAGTGGCTATAAAAACTCAATTTTGTTCTTCAAAGCGTTTGCCCAACTTGTTAGTAAACACGGCTTTGAAATTGTCTGTACTGGAAGCGGAACTTTACTAGAACCAGAATTTAGAACTTATACATTAGGCAGCGCCGTTCATATGCTGCAACTTAGTGATGAAGAATTGCGAGTTGCTTATTCTGGGGCTGTGGCGCTGATTTATCCATCGAAGTACGAAGGGTTTGGTTTGCCTGTACTTGAGGCAATGGCTTGTGCTTGTCCAGTTATTACTTGCCCCAATGCTTCTATTCCTGAAGTAGCGGGGGAAGCGGCTATATACGTGAATGATGAGGATGTTGATGGAATGGTTGATGCTCTTTGTGAAGTCCAAAAGCCTGATATTCGTAAATCTTTGATAGCCGCCGGACTTCAACAAGCGCAAAAGTTCTCATGGTCAAAAATGGCAAGAATCGTGAGTTCTGTATTAATCGATGCCACTCTTAGACCCTTAAAGTTGAAAGACATCAATTTAATTATCTTCCCGAATTGGTCTCAATCCGAAGACTCACTGGAAATAGCAATCGAACGAGTACTCGCGGTGATCGCCAATCATCCGGATAGAAGTAAGATGACGATTCTGATAGATACCAACGGCATTTCTGAAGAGGATGCCAATCTGGCTTTGTCGGGAATTGTGATGAATCTGCTCATGCAGGGTCTAGATGTAACTGAAGGACTGGAAATTTCTCTGGTTAGCAATCTGGAAGACATCCAGTGGGAAGCGCTTTTGCCTCGCCTCAAGGCTCGCATTATCTTGGAGAATGAAAATGAACAAGCGATCGCTAAAGTGAAAGCGGGGAGTCTTCCCAGCTGCGATCTCGATAGTCTGTTAGAGATGCGAACTTTGCAGTAA
- a CDS encoding FkbM family methyltransferase has product MSFFLASLKESGKLDNVFMTVGIVGSRKLSIGDDYGSADWRLLAPNLTIYGFDADDDVCEEANTDIAVRQVNWKEKHIPLALNSSVGESTLYVTEQLACTSLYPPNSTYLARFTQIIPDSFRVNLTLEMETTTLDTYCQQEGINEIDFLQIDVQGADLDVLKGASLLLSRSVLAIQTEVEFSALYMNQPLFADIDIYLRKKDFTLFDLEGCSRYTRSRSPIYSPKRGGQLLWADALYFRDLIREDINSPLKTPLHILKLACIADILGFPDYALELLEYLTVHHGDDPKYNLANPIIKSLSQLPELVERGLDSLPVVTNIRTRL; this is encoded by the coding sequence ATGTCATTTTTCCTCGCTAGTCTCAAAGAAAGTGGAAAGCTTGATAATGTTTTTATGACGGTGGGTATTGTTGGTTCTCGCAAATTATCAATTGGTGATGATTATGGTTCGGCTGACTGGAGGTTACTGGCACCTAATCTGACTATTTACGGATTTGATGCTGATGATGATGTTTGTGAAGAAGCTAATACCGATATAGCAGTACGGCAGGTCAATTGGAAAGAGAAACATATCCCTCTGGCTCTAAATAGTTCTGTAGGAGAATCTACCTTATATGTTACCGAACAGTTAGCTTGCACCTCTTTATATCCACCTAATAGTACTTATTTGGCGCGGTTTACTCAAATTATTCCAGATTCTTTTAGGGTAAACCTTACTCTTGAGATGGAAACGACAACATTAGACACTTACTGTCAGCAGGAAGGTATTAACGAAATAGACTTTTTGCAAATAGATGTTCAAGGAGCTGATCTGGATGTATTAAAAGGTGCATCTTTGTTATTAAGTCGTAGTGTTTTAGCCATTCAGACAGAAGTTGAATTTTCTGCTCTTTACATGAATCAACCTTTATTTGCTGATATAGACATTTATCTCCGAAAAAAAGACTTTACGCTATTCGATCTAGAAGGGTGTAGCCGATATACCCGTTCTCGATCACCGATTTATTCACCGAAGCGTGGAGGTCAATTACTTTGGGCAGACGCTTTATACTTTAGAGATTTAATTCGAGAAGATATTAATAGCCCCTTAAAAACACCATTGCACATATTAAAATTAGCTTGTATCGCTGACATTCTTGGCTTTCCTGACTATGCTTTGGAATTACTAGAATATTTGACGGTGCATCATGGTGATGATCCGAAATACAACTTAGCTAACCCCATTATTAAAAGTTTATCCCAACTGCCAGAGTTAGTTGAACGAGGATTGGACTCTCTACCTGTAGTTACTAATATTCGTACTCGCCTTTAA
- a CDS encoding tetratricopeptide repeat protein, with protein MTQNTSSQKPLMRFLIILSGLAFAGTSIFGMAELFMKGFQEPPKNAQTATPSPNSQLKEIEKGYERVLEREPENQFALQKLVEIRIQMNDLEGAVAPMEKLAKLNPDNAQYKALLTGIKERVGTAGTTGKKGDR; from the coding sequence ATGACTCAAAATACATCTTCTCAGAAACCTCTAATGCGGTTTCTCATCATCCTTTCCGGCTTAGCCTTTGCTGGTACCTCAATATTTGGTATGGCTGAGCTATTCATGAAGGGCTTCCAAGAACCTCCAAAAAATGCTCAGACAGCTACCCCCTCGCCCAACTCTCAACTGAAAGAGATAGAAAAGGGATATGAAAGAGTTTTAGAGCGGGAACCAGAGAATCAGTTTGCTTTGCAAAAGTTAGTTGAAATTCGGATACAGATGAACGACCTAGAGGGGGCAGTTGCACCGATGGAGAAGCTGGCTAAGTTAAATCCTGATAATGCTCAATACAAAGCATTGCTGACGGGAATCAAGGAGCGCGTCGGTACAGCAGGTACAACAGGGAAAAAGGGCGATCGCTAA
- a CDS encoding allophycocyanin subunit alpha-B yields the protein MSVVSQVILRADDELRYPSSGELKSINEFLKTGEQRTRIASTLAENEKKIVQEASKQLWQKRPDFISPGGNAYGEKQRALCLRDYGWYLRLITYGVLSGDKEPIEKIGLIGVREMYNSLGVPVAGMAESIRCLKNASVSLLSQEDALAAAPYFDYIIQAMS from the coding sequence ATGAGCGTAGTTAGCCAAGTTATTCTCAGAGCAGACGACGAACTCCGATATCCGAGCTCCGGCGAACTCAAGAGTATCAATGAGTTTTTGAAAACGGGCGAACAGCGGACGCGGATTGCTTCCACGCTAGCTGAAAATGAGAAAAAGATCGTTCAAGAGGCCAGTAAGCAGCTTTGGCAGAAACGTCCCGACTTCATTTCTCCCGGCGGAAATGCCTATGGAGAGAAGCAGCGGGCACTATGCTTACGCGACTACGGCTGGTATTTACGACTGATTACCTATGGGGTGTTGTCTGGTGACAAAGAACCCATTGAAAAAATTGGTCTGATTGGGGTGCGGGAAATGTACAACTCCCTCGGTGTCCCCGTCGCCGGGATGGCTGAATCAATCCGTTGTTTAAAAAATGCTTCTGTGAGCTTGCTGAGCCAGGAAGATGCCTTAGCAGCGGCTCCTTACTTTGATTACATCATTCAAGCCATGTCCTAA
- the rlmD gene encoding 23S rRNA (uracil(1939)-C(5))-methyltransferase RlmD: MTGNTNQKSRDPTPDFWQQGQLVEVTITDLNDTGEGVGRLEGRVIFVPDTVTGDRVLVRLVRVKSNYANGKVHQLLEPSPHRIRPNCIVADKCGGCQWQHIDYHYQLEAKQNLVIQALEHIGGFTSPSVAPILTTETSLAYRNKATYPLKRSATGQVQAGYYHQGSHQLINLNQCPVQDARLNPLLAEIKQDIEQLGWSVYNEERHQGRLRHLSLRIGRRTGEMLLTLVTTDWRLQNLDAQAQKWLSRYSKLVGICVNRNPNRTNVIFGDETRCIAGQPYLREEFAGLQLQLKAETFFQVNTEVAEALLNAIVEQLTLKGDEILLDAYCGIGTFTLPLAQRVRQAMGLEVHPASVEQAQLNAQLNGISNVTFKTGAVETLLPQLEIKPDVVLLDPPRKGCDRAVIEALLMSAPKHIVYISCKPATLARDLKLLCHTGRYQLVHVQPADLFPQTPHVECAAFLVR, encoded by the coding sequence ATGACTGGCAATACAAATCAAAAAAGTCGCGATCCCACCCCAGACTTTTGGCAGCAAGGTCAGCTAGTGGAGGTGACGATTACAGACCTAAATGATACAGGCGAAGGTGTTGGACGCCTGGAAGGTCGGGTCATTTTTGTGCCCGATACCGTAACGGGCGATCGCGTTTTAGTTCGCCTCGTCCGCGTCAAATCCAACTATGCCAATGGTAAGGTTCACCAACTCTTGGAGCCGTCTCCCCACCGCATCCGACCGAACTGCATCGTGGCGGATAAGTGCGGCGGCTGCCAGTGGCAACATATTGATTACCACTACCAGCTAGAAGCAAAACAAAACTTAGTCATCCAAGCTCTAGAACACATTGGCGGATTCACTTCACCCTCTGTGGCCCCGATCTTAACCACTGAAACGTCCCTTGCCTATCGCAATAAGGCAACCTATCCCCTGAAACGTTCAGCAACGGGTCAAGTGCAGGCCGGTTATTACCACCAAGGCAGCCACCAACTGATTAATCTCAATCAATGCCCTGTACAAGATGCGCGATTGAACCCCCTGTTGGCAGAAATCAAGCAGGACATCGAGCAGTTGGGGTGGTCAGTCTATAACGAAGAGCGCCATCAGGGACGGTTGCGTCACCTATCGCTGCGGATTGGACGGCGGACAGGGGAAATGTTGTTGACCTTGGTAACAACGGACTGGAGGTTACAGAACCTTGATGCCCAAGCCCAAAAGTGGCTGAGTCGTTATTCCAAACTGGTGGGCATCTGTGTGAATCGAAATCCAAACCGCACGAATGTGATTTTTGGGGATGAAACTCGTTGTATTGCAGGTCAGCCTTATTTACGGGAAGAATTTGCGGGTCTTCAGCTACAACTGAAAGCTGAAACGTTTTTCCAAGTCAATACCGAAGTGGCTGAGGCGCTGTTAAATGCCATTGTGGAACAGCTAACGCTCAAAGGGGATGAAATACTACTTGATGCCTACTGTGGCATCGGTACGTTCACCCTACCCCTAGCACAACGTGTTCGGCAGGCCATGGGTTTAGAAGTACACCCAGCCTCCGTGGAGCAAGCACAACTTAATGCCCAGCTCAACGGGATCAGTAATGTGACGTTTAAGACTGGAGCAGTAGAAACCTTGCTGCCTCAACTAGAAATCAAGCCAGATGTCGTATTACTCGACCCACCCCGTAAGGGATGCGATCGCGCAGTCATCGAGGCTCTGCTGATGAGTGCCCCCAAACACATTGTGTACATCAGCTGTAAGCCCGCTACCTTGGCACGGGATCTGAAACTTCTGTGTCATACAGGTCGTTACCAACTAGTCCATGTTCAGCCGGCTGACTTGTTTCCCCAAACGCCTCATGTTGAGTGTGCTGCCTTTTTAGTGCGCTGA
- a CDS encoding anti-sigma regulatory factor: MIAISTRPIGRNWGTISFASTLYLAPILDLLLEQIPHQWQPEIRLGLQEALVNAAKHGNNLDPSKTVVVQFSVAHDEYWWVISDEGSGFSHTSCNHDEEGCILPCDESENGRGLCLLHQIFDRVHWNRQGTELRLCKQVNSRSRLPLIP; encoded by the coding sequence GTGATTGCTATATCAACGCGTCCCATAGGGCGCAACTGGGGAACGATTAGCTTCGCTTCTACCCTCTACCTTGCCCCAATTCTCGATTTGCTTCTTGAACAGATCCCCCATCAATGGCAGCCGGAAATCCGGCTTGGACTGCAAGAGGCTTTAGTGAATGCGGCAAAGCACGGCAATAATTTAGACCCAAGCAAGACAGTAGTGGTTCAATTTTCAGTAGCTCATGATGAATATTGGTGGGTAATATCAGACGAAGGTTCCGGTTTTTCTCACACCAGTTGTAACCATGACGAAGAGGGCTGTATCCTGCCGTGTGATGAGTCAGAAAATGGTAGAGGGTTGTGTCTTCTCCACCAAATTTTCGATCGAGTTCATTGGAATCGCCAGGGGACAGAACTAAGACTCTGTAAACAGGTAAACAGCCGCTCCCGATTGCCCTTAATTCCCTGA